The segment GTAATTAACTGGGATATGGATATATGCTATCAAAGCAACATTCATTATCTTCATACATTAATATGAAAGAACCAAGGTCAGAAATGATGTGCAGTAAATAAAATTTCAAGTAGGATTCAGGTAGATGGTTGTGAAAGAGAGATATAGTAGAACTAAACCAGAACTTtgaatagttaaaagaaaaagaaaaattaaggtGACTtagtaggattaagggacagcatctGAAACATGGATGTGGGATGAGTCACATAGGTCAAGAATGCAGGCTGTGCAAAGAGCTgtttgagagaagcatgtggatGATTAaatggaatgaggaaagaaatgaggggatgtttgagagatttggtatggtagggaatgaaatgggaatgaattgttgaatggtagagtgagtgaaacaCAATACTTTAaggtagtttgggcatgtggaaagaatgcaagacaggaagtTTACATGGGGAATGTATGATAGGACAGTTAATGGGTTTGTTGTGAGAAGATCACGAGTGACATATGGAAATAAGAGTGGaagagtaatagagagagagaaatggtggaagaatgcctAGAATGTTgtgtgcaagggaggcatgtaaggacaggggtaagtggagactcttatggtgtggccacccccttgatgtgacttcctggaaggaacaggtatcagagacatagatagatagatagatatgtcatTAGTTGTAATGTAATTCTTTATCCTCTCTCCTCATTCCACTATCCCACctatccttcctcttcctcctcctcctcctccccctccccctccccctcctcttcctctgcctcttcccctcctctgttctcttcccctcccactccacatATTATTCATACAGGATATTTTTTGTTTCATCTGGTTTTTCATTGCTTTAATTTCACATTCCACAGGCATGCAAGTATGGTGTCAGTTGTCATAATGAAAATGTGGCTCACTTGCATCTGTATGAACATCCAGCACCAATTTGTCTTAAACCTCCAACAATaaatgtaagtatgtatatatatatatatatatatatttatttatgtatttattttgcgatttcgctgtctcccgcgtttgcgaggtagcgcaaggaaacagacgaaagaaatggcccaacccacccccatacacatgtatatacatacacgtccacacatgcaaatatacatacctatacatctcaatgtacacatatatatacacacacagacacatacatatatacccatgcacacaattcacactgtctgcctttattcattcccatcgccacctcgccacacacggaataccatccccctcccccctcatgtgtgcgaggtagcgctaggaaaagacaacaaaggccccattcgttcacactcagtctctagctgtcatgcaataatgcccgaaaccacagctcccttttcacatccaggccccacacaactttccatggtttaccccagacgctccacatgccctgattcaatccactgacagcacgtcaaccctggtataccacatcgatccaattcactctgttccttgcccgcctttcaccctcctgcatgttcaggccccgatcactcaaaatctttttcactccatctttccacctccaatttggtctcccacttctcctcgttccctccacctccgacacatatatcctcttggccaatctttcctcactcattctctccatgtgaccaaaccatttcaatacaccctcttctgctctctcaaccacactttttttttctattactacacatctctcttaccccttcattacttaatcaaaccaccccacaccacatattgtcctcaaacatctcatttccaacacatccaccctccttcacccaaccctctctgtagcccatgcctcacaaccatataacattgttggaaccactattccttcaaacacacccatttttggttcagtcccttgacagcacgtcgtcccaggtataccacatcattccaattcactctattccttgcatgcatctcacactcctgtgtgttcaggccccgatcgctcaaaatctttttcactccatccttccacctccaatttggtctcctgcttctccttgttccctccaactctgacacatatatccactttttcagtctttcctcactcattctctccatatgttcagaccatttcaagacaccctcttctgcttgtgaactacactctttatttccacacatctctcttatcctttcattacatatttgatcaaaccacctcacacaacatattgtcctcagacatttcatttccaacacatccacccttctccatagaaccctatctatagcccatgccttgcagccatttgtgtggctaccccgccacacaaacagcgtcgctaccccctgcttcagcgaggtagctccaggaaacagacaaaaaggccacatttgttcacagtctctagctgtcatgtgtaatacaccaaaaccacagctccctatccacattttttttttgtttcatacatattcgccacatATACAATGTCTAAAGTTTGTTGACTTATTCCATAAAGAAGTTAAGTTACATGTGAAGGGATTTCCTTTAtaagatttttttatttattcattctttttttacagAAAAGTATCCCATGCACATTGGAAGGGTTTGccatatttcttattttcctcaAATCTTTCCTGTGAATTCAAACACGGAGTCTCTATTTCAGTGTTTGTACTTGTATTTAGCTTCTTATTACTGTTTCTCATAAATACCACACTGTGTAATTTCCAAATATTAGAACTACTGTATCTGATTATCTTTtgtataatattattttttttcaattgcaGCCACTGCCTGATATATTTCATGGTGTTCAAGTCAGCATTCCACACACCATAGACAAGATCGATGTGCTGAAAAGATACATAATTGCGTATCCTTTATATACTTTTGATATCTCTCACGTTGAAGATGCATCAGGTAAGTGATATGAAATTCTGTAACCCATTTATTTTAGATTTTATGACTGAACTCTTCATAAAGAGCATCATGACAAAGAGTGAGACATAAAAGGTGATCAAGTGTATTGGAGGAATGGTTGAGGTGATGACAAACTGGTACTGGGTCTTATTATGTGTTCAGAAcagttatatttatttcatttattatactttgtcgctgtctcccgcattagcgaggtagcacaaggaaacaagacgaaagaatggcccaacccacccacatacacatgtatatacataaatgcccacacatgcacatatacatacctatacatttcaacgtatacatacatatacatacacagacatatacttatatacacatgtacatattcatacttgctgccttaatccattcccgtcaccaccctgccacacatgaaatggcaccccccaccctctccctcgcacatgcaaggtagtgttaggaaaagacaacaaaggccacattctttcacactcagtctctagctgtcatgtgtaatgcgctgaagccacagctccctttcaatatccaagccccacaaaacctttccatggtttaccccagatgcttcacatgccctggttcaatccactgacagcatgttgaccccgatataccacattgttccaattcactctcttccttgcacgcttttcaccctcctgtatgttcaggccccaatcgctcaaaacctttttcactccatccttccacctccagtttggtctcctacttctcctttttccctccacctcttgacacgtatatcctatttgtcaatctttcctcgctcattctctccatgtgaccaaaccatttcaatacaccctcctctgctctctcatccacactctttttattaccacgcatctcccttacccttcattacttacccaatcaaaccacctcacaccacatattgtcctcaaacatctcatttccaacacatctaccctccttctcacaaccctatctatagcccatgcctcacaaccatataacattattggaaccattattccatcaaacatacccatttttgctcttcaagataacattcttgccttccacacattcttcaatgctcctagaacctacaccctctcccccaccctgtgactcacttccgcttccatgcttccatctgctgctaaatccactcccatatatctaaaacacttcacttcctccagtttttctccattaaacttacctcccaattaacctgtccctcaaccctactaaatctaataaccttgctctcattcacatttactctcagctttcttctttcacacactttaccaaactcagtcatcagcttctgcagtttctcatccgaatcagccgccagcactgtatcatcagcgaacaacaaatgaccacttctcaagccctctcatccacaacagactgcatacttgactctCCAaacatcttgcattcacctccctaacaaccctatccataaacaaatttaacaaccatggacacatcacacacccctgccacaaactgacattcactgggaaccaattactttcctctcttcttactcgtacacatgccttacatcctcgataaaaacctttcactgcttatagcaacttacctcccacaccatatattcttgataccttccacagagcatctctatcaactctctcatataccttctccagagccataaatgcttcatgcagatccatctgtttttcgaagtatttctcacatgcattcttcaaagcatacacctgatctacacatcctccaccacttctgaaaccacactgctcttccccaatctgatgctctgtacatgccttcaccctattagtcaataccctcccatatgatttcccaggaatactcaacaagcttattccaccatccccaggcacttcaccataaaccatacatacattgaatattctcaccaaccagacaacaacacagtcacctccttttttaataaattccactgcagtaccatccaaacctgttgccttgccggctttcatcttccgcaaagctttcactacctcttctctgtttaccaaaccattctccctgactctctcacttcgcacaccacctcgaccaaaacacccaatatttgccactctatcatcaaacactttcaacagaccttcaaaatactcaatccatctccttctcacttcaccactacttgttattacctccccatcagccctcttcaccgatgttctcatttgttctcttgtcttatgcactttatttacctccttccaaaacatatttttattctccctaaaaatttaacaatactctctcaccccaactttcatttaccctctttttcacctcttgcacctttctcttgatctcctgcctctttcttgtatacatctcccagtcatttgcatgatttccctgcaaaaatcacccaaatgcctcttttttctctttcactaacactcttacttcttcatcccaccactcactaccctttctaatctgcctacctcccatctcatgtcacaggcatcttttgcgcaagccatcactgcttccctaaatacatcccattcctcccccactccccttacgtcctttgttctcacctttttccattctgtactcagtctctcctggtacttcctcacacgtctccttcccaagctcacttactcttaccactctctttaccccaacgttctctcgtcttttctgaaaacctctacagatctttacctttgcctccacaagattatgatcagacatccctccagttgcacctctcagcatattaacatccaggtctctctttcttgcacctatcaattaacatgtaatccaataacactatctggccatctctcctacttacatacgtatacttatgtatatctctctttttaaatcaggtattcccaatcaccagtcctttatcagcacacaaatctacaagcttttcaccatttccatttacaacactgaacaccccataccccatgtacaccaatgattccctcaactgccacattactcacctttgcatatatatatatatatatatatatatatatatatatatatatatatctttctttcatgctattcgccattttccgcgttagtgaggtagcgttaagaacagaggactgggcctttgagggaatatcctcatctggcccccttctctgttccttctttgagaaaaaaaaaaaaagcaagaggggaggatttccagccccccgctcccttcccttttagtcgccttctacgacacgcagggaatacgtgggaagtattctttctcccctatccccagggataatatatatatatatatatatatatatatatatatatatatatatatatatatatatatatatatccattgacagtacgtcgaccccggtataccacatcgttccagttcactctattccttgcacgcctttcaccctcctgcatgttcaggcaccgatcactcaaaatctttttcactccatctttccacctccaatttggtctcccacttctcctcgttccctccacctctgacacatatatcctcttggtcaatctttcctcactcattctctccatgtgaccaaaccatttcaaaacaccctcttctgctctctcaaccacactctttttatttccttacatctctcttacccttacatggtttcggtgcattattacatgacagctagagactgagtgtgaacgaatggggcctttggtgtcttttcctagcgctacctcgcacacatgaggggggagggggttgttattccatgtgtggcgaggtggcgatgggaacaaataaaggcagacagtatgaattatgtacatgtgtatatatgtatatgtctgtgtgtgtatatatatgtgtacattgagatgtataggtatgtatatttgcgtgtgtggacgtgtatgtatatacatgtgtacgtgggcgggttgggccattctttcgtctgttttcttgcgctacctcgctaacgcgggagacagcgacaaagcaaaataaaataaaaatatatcatgTCTTTACGCCTTGGTATGAATGCACACACAAACCtgcgtatgtatgtttgtgcTTCAACTTGCACCTGAGGTGCACATTAAGAGGAATGTTGGTTGCCCGATGAATGGTAGCTTGTCTTGAGCTTGACATAAAAACCGCAAAATTTGATAACTGGATCAGTGTGGCACATTTTCCTGCTCGCGGTAGAGAGCTTGGAACGTCACCATATCTTCACTTATCTTTGCCCTTGGGAACTATGTTTACGGTCGTCCTGATTTCGtgctggaagttagcctggataTTATTGTTTCCATGGCTTCATGATTTATTATTTTGctgataaaacattttttttttttttgggggggggataaaTAGAGATCAGATTTACGATGAGTAGTCTTCGGGAACTTGTGATGTAGATATTTAAGTTATTGCTGTACATAATGCAAATTGATATATTGTGGAGAGATTATTTAACGGTTGTGTTAGTTATACTGTCCAGTAAGTAACGGAGACTGGAATGTATGAACCTGAAAGCCACCTTCTCTCTCACCACCAAGTTGGGAAACGTTCAGTATAAAGTAAAATAAGTATACTGTATTAAATCCCGATGAAAAACTAAAGTaaacttagaaaagaaatcaAAGATGGTAGGTAACCATAAATCCCAAATAATCTTAGACGTACTTACTAAGTATACGTATTCTATTATTTACTTACTCTAAGTAGGGAGGTGAGTTGCAGGTTGATAATGTCCTGCAATTGGAGCTATGATATCAGATGGCTGGTAATGTTTGGCAACTTTATTGATAATTGACGGGAAACTATTGTAACCGGCAGTGGTATTGCCatgacgtgaatgaataaatgtggttgatgaaagtCCTTTGATGTTTTACGGATTGAAACCACATTTCCTTGGTTGTTTGTTGTGATATTGTACGCTGTTAGTGACGGGAAAACAGCCAGGAGCTTCGGATATGACTGCTTATGAAATGTATAGTTTTTATAAAGCGATGAACAGGGTCAGGCCTACCGAGGCGAGGGGCGGGAAAAACCGGGCACAATCCTCGTGGCACCGGGCCTTTCTGGGGCGCGGAGGAGGAGTGACGAAattgaaaaatagatatattaacCAAACAAGAGAAAATGTACATAGtcgacaatttttttcttttccttaccaGGGCCCTCCAACTCCAGGGCGACAGTATGCCAACTCTTCCCTAGGGTAGGGCACCTGTGAGGAATTTAATCaagggtacaaagtttctttcgggcccccttcccttctccacgtctttttttttttttttttcatccattacggttttatgccatgagctgtaaggacaaaaagggtaagaaagatgagaAGGGTGGAATGGAGCGCTCTGTTTAATTTATGCATTTTCTGAGATCTCAGGAAATTCCCGAGCCCCCTTTTGGACCCCCGGGCCCCATGTATGATGTGTACTCCTTGCACCCCCTCTCATTGGCCGTGCCTAGGGCCCACAGCTCTCGGTGGCCCTGAACAGCTTGAACGGACGATGACCCGGCCTCAAGTCTGCATTTCATTCATGCTGTTTTAGCGCGTGAATCTGCGATATATGTCTATGCATCTTTCTGTCAGTCAGCAGTTTACGgttgtggatcaggtacatacagcctttTCACTTTACACACGAAGTTGATTCTTTGAGGGAGAGCAGCATCTTCACGTAACACGTGAAACGCTGACACATCTTACAGTATATACACTAGATCTCTGCTTAGATACTTTACGTGGCTTTATGTTGGTCGATGGTACAACTGGTTTATTCGCTTGGCACCAGCCATGGTACAAGTGTCCTAgatgtatttgtttttgtttccgcTGTGACCCCAATCCATTTACAGCCCGCATCTATTTATTCCTGGTCTGCGTGAACGCCATGAGCAAGACGGGTGTAGATTATCTAATTTGTTCATGAAGGATTTGTCAAGTTTTAGACACATTTCTTATTTATATTGTATTATCATTTAAGTACCATTGAACTAAATGTTTTGTGGGGGTTGGGAGAATTCAGGTTAAAGCGCAGGccgtcataccgtcatgttcaaggattgtgAGTGTGGAGAAAGCGTTTTATAAGTTCTTAGGTATCTATAGAACTGATTAGATTTATCTCGCCTTATCTTTAATGTGGTTGTCATTTAATGTTATTTCTTAAAGTACTTGGAAGTCCTGTGGAGGATTTGAAGACCTTATTTTGTGTCGCTGGAGCAATGGCCATCCGAGATAGTCGTCAAAGACCCTGGACAGACCAAGTCTTTCGACTACAATTTATCTGTATACTGACCCCTCGAGTACGAGAATGCTATCCTTATGCACGAAAGTACAACCTTTGGCATGATGACCTACTTCTTTACTTGATCCAATGGGTCACCCCACTTAAGGGTAATACCGTTGTTCTCATGGGTCGCACTGTCATGCTTCAGAGGTTCAAACAAACAAGTTTAGTAGCTTGTCTGAGGAAAACTTATCTGGAAAGTTACTTTTTTATGTCAATCCCTCATCGTCCCTCTCCCTTTAAAAACGACGTTGTTTTCGTTGAGGAGGTAGATGAGTGTTCGACCTTGAGGAGGAAAGTCCAACTCTGAACAACTTGTTGCCGAGCGCACGACTCCATGCACTGCCAGACGTAGCACATCAGGAACTTTGAAAGTATAAACGAATGTCTTCTGCTGGAGTTgttgaatattttcatatattttacatTGACGCTGACACTTTACACAGACCTACTGCGCGACATCATGGTGATGATATTATAGTAATGGTGATGTTAACAATATTGCAGTACGAACTCTGTGGCAGAAACTCAGGGCAGTCAACGACAGTTGTTCGTGTGCGCTAGCATCACCAACGTTGTGGCCACCTGTTGTAGCTAAGTGTTTATTTGCGAGAAATAACGAAACAATGTTAGTTTGTAAGACTGGATTGAACAAAGCCATTATTGCTTGTCTGAATATCAGAACGACGTGTGTAAGAAGATATGTCAGTGCTTGTGTGAGGAACAGAACAGTTTTCTTGGGGCAGCAATGGGCTCCGCATGGGGTGTGTTCAGTAGTGAAGACTCGCATAACACCCAACCGCCCAGCACACTCAAGGGGGCCAAGTGGTAGCTACGACGAATTGCACTCACGGTCACTTAACAACAAAGAAGGGTTTTGGGACGAGGTGGGCCGGGGGGTAGAGTGGTTTAAACCGTACACCCAAGTGCTGGATAATTCTCAGGAGCCCTTCACCAAGTGGTATGTGGGCGGCGAGCTCAACACGTGCCACAACGCTGTTGACCGGCACGTTAACGCTGGCCGaggagagcaggtggctataATCCATGACTCTCCCGTGACTGGCACTGCTAGCAAGATGACCTACtctcagctgcaggaggaggtgtcCTTGCTAGCTGGCGGACTGGCGCAGCTGGGTGTGGGTCCCGGAGACCGCGTCATGATCTATATGCCCATGGTGCCAGAGGCGGTAGTTGCCATGCTGGCCACCGTACGGCTGGGCGCCGTGCACTCCCTTGTCTTTGGGGGCTTCGCTGCTCGAGAACTGGCTACCCGCATTTCGCACCTACAGCCCACTGTGATGGTGAGCGCCTCGTGCGGCGTGGAACGCTCCCGCATAGTTCACTATAAGCCTATGTTAGACGAGGCCATCGAACTGGCCTCCCACAAGCCCCGCCACTGCGTACTACTGCAGCGGCCGGGTCTGCCGGAGGCGTCCCTGATCCCTGAGCGGGACTTGGATTGGCAGGATCTCATGAAAACGATGCCGTATGTGGACCCGTATCCTGTGGCCGCTGACCATCCCTGCTACGTGTTATACACCTCTGGCACCACTGGCCAACCCAAAGGTATCGTGCGGCCCACGGGAGGCCACGCCGCTGTTCTCCCCTGGACCATGAAGGCCATCTATGGCATGGAGCCAGGCGAGGTGTGGTGGGCAGCCTCGGACCTGGGCTGGATAGTGGGCCATTCGTATATTTGTTATGCTCCCCTGTTTAACGGCAACACCACCATTGTGTACGAGGGTAAGCCCGTGGACACACCGGATGCCGGTCAGTTCTTCCGTGTGATCGAAGAGCACGGGGTGAGGGGCATGTTTACGGCACCGACGGCGCTGCGGGCCATCGTACGTAAGGATCCGGAGGCAAAGCTACGCCGCAAGTATGATATCTCATCCCTCAAATACTTGTTTGTAGCTGGTGAACCCCTGGACCACGAGACGCGGCAGTGGGCAGAGAAGACCTTCCAGGTGCCGGTGCTTGACAACTGGTGGCAGACTGAGACGGGCTATGCCATCACAGCTCACGCAGTCGGCATGAACATGTCCCTTAACCCCCCTCGTAGCGCATCTGGCAAACCCTTCGTCGGATTCGACCTGAAAATTCTGACGCCCGAGGGTGGCGAGGCGTCCACAGGGGAGCTGGGTCGTATCGTATCCCGGCTCCCGATGCCCCCAGGGTGCATGTCGACCCTGTACGACGCCTCGGAACGTTACGTGGACAGTTACTTCACCGCTTACCCAGGCTATTACGACACCATGGACGCAGGTATGTACGACTCACAGGGTTACGTTAGCATCGTTTCACGTGACGACGACGTTATCAACGTGGCAGGCCACCGCCTGAGCACCCTGTGCTTGGAAGAGGCCATGCTGGACCACCCGGAGATTGTGGACGCAGCTGTTGTGGGCGTCCCGGACGACATGAAGGGTGAAGTTCCCCTTGGGTTGTACGTGGCGAGGGAGGGTAACCAAATGACGGAGGAAGAGTTGGCCAAGGAGCTGGTGTCGGTGGTGCGGCGGGTAGTGGGACCAGTGGCCGCCTTCAGGTTGAGTGCGAGGGTGAAGGGCCTCCCCAGAACCCGCTCGGGGAAAACCGCTAGGAAGAGCATCGCCGACTTGGCCCGGGATAAAACCATCAAGATCTCTCCTACCATCGAGGACCCGAGTGTTTACGATGACATCTTGGCTGCACTCAAGCGATGCGGCTACGCTCTCAATGCCCCGAAACCTGGGTCACCCTGACATAAACGCCAGCACCGATCTCCCTTGTAACCCTGACTCAACCGCCAGTACcgctggtcatatatatatatatatatatatatatatatatatatatatatggggtaatgTAACTTGTTTgaattttgcaaaaaaaaaaaaaaaggaaaaaaaagcgtCAAAGTGGAACCTATTGGTGATGGTGTTACGTGTTTATTTTCTTCTGTGAAGAAAATTGGCGACTCATCCCCTGCAGTGTCTCATGAGTGATACCCGTGTCATAGCGAATTAAAGTACCTTTGTTTTCGTAATGTTCAGCTAGATACTTTAATGTACACTAAGTTATAATAAACTAGACCagctttacatatttttttaatgtttacCCTCGAGACGTTAGATTACCTTTGGTGGCGTTTCTACAACAATTAGAAATTTTTGCTGATTATGAAGTGATTAGCGTAAGTAAATGAAGGTCTTGAGATGCCTTGAGTGTCCCATGGTAAGTAATAGTTGATTTGTTTCAGCCTAATGGTCTCATATGTGTCCATATTATTCACCGTCAGTACCTTATATGGTATATAACATTCGATGTTACTCTTTTCTTACCCAACAGTCCCCTCATGTTCACCCTCGTGCATAGTATATCGTTGTGTCGTCTGGATGATGGGGTTCGTTCCTACCTGAAAGCGTTACCGACATCAGGTACTTCAAGAAATTTGATAATCGGATTTCACGTACGTGAAACTAGCAATCCTTCGAATTGTGACTTCCTGCTTGCTTGGCTCCTTTAAATACAATGGTTgcttttcctgtatatatatatatacaaggtaaagTTGACTCAAAGGTTAGTGTCATCACCGTTCTAA is part of the Panulirus ornatus isolate Po-2019 chromosome 64, ASM3632096v1, whole genome shotgun sequence genome and harbors:
- the LOC139746367 gene encoding acyl-CoA synthetase short-chain family member 3, mitochondrial yields the protein MLVCKTGLNKAIIACLNIRTTCVRRYVSACVRNRTVFLGQQWAPHGVCSVVKTRITPNRPAHSRGPSGSYDELHSRSLNNKEGFWDEVGRGVEWFKPYTQVLDNSQEPFTKWYVGGELNTCHNAVDRHVNAGRGEQVAIIHDSPVTGTASKMTYSQLQEEVSLLAGGLAQLGVGPGDRVMIYMPMVPEAVVAMLATVRLGAVHSLVFGGFAARELATRISHLQPTVMVSASCGVERSRIVHYKPMLDEAIELASHKPRHCVLLQRPGLPEASLIPERDLDWQDLMKTMPYVDPYPVAADHPCYVLYTSGTTGQPKGIVRPTGGHAAVLPWTMKAIYGMEPGEVWWAASDLGWIVGHSYICYAPLFNGNTTIVYEGKPVDTPDAGQFFRVIEEHGVRGMFTAPTALRAIVRKDPEAKLRRKYDISSLKYLFVAGEPLDHETRQWAEKTFQVPVLDNWWQTETGYAITAHAVGMNMSLNPPRSASGKPFVGFDLKILTPEGGEASTGELGRIVSRLPMPPGCMSTLYDASERYVDSYFTAYPGYYDTMDAGMYDSQGYVSIVSRDDDVINVAGHRLSTLCLEEAMLDHPEIVDAAVVGVPDDMKGEVPLGLYVAREGNQMTEEELAKELVSVVRRVVGPVAAFRLSARVKGLPRTRSGKTARKSIADLARDKTIKISPTIEDPSVYDDILAALKRCGYALNAPKPGSP